The Chryseobacterium nakagawai genome has a segment encoding these proteins:
- a CDS encoding molybdopterin-dependent oxidoreductase gives MKKILPITLLLLSGWAFCQSGFKLKVSGDVSTPLELSLTDLSKMPRKEASLKDKDGSVHRYTGVAVQDILAKAGAPSGKELHGENISKYVLAKCADGYQVLFSLAELDASIADKNVIVADTMDGKPLSESKGPLRIVAEGEKKPARSSYQLESLVIGQIKK, from the coding sequence ATGAAAAAGATACTGCCTATAACGCTGTTATTGCTTTCCGGCTGGGCATTTTGTCAATCCGGATTCAAATTGAAAGTGAGTGGGGACGTTTCCACACCTTTAGAGTTGAGCCTCACAGATTTATCGAAGATGCCTAGAAAAGAAGCATCCCTGAAAGACAAGGATGGAAGTGTTCACAGGTATACGGGAGTTGCCGTTCAGGATATTCTTGCAAAGGCCGGAGCTCCTTCCGGAAAAGAGCTTCATGGAGAAAATATATCAAAGTATGTATTGGCAAAGTGCGCAGACGGGTATCAGGTTTTATTTTCATTAGCAGAGTTGGATGCTTCCATTGCAGACAAAAATGTTATTGTGGCAGATACCATGGATGGAAAACCATTGTCCGAGTCAAAGGGTCCGCTTCGTATTGTGGCAGAAGGAGAGAAAAAACCTGCTCGCAGCTCTTATCAGCTGGAATCTTTAGTGATAGGCCAGATTAAGAAATAA
- a CDS encoding bestrophin family protein: MIIRKKEHWFKMLFVWHGSVLPGLLPRLFLLFILSLGVVYLRGVIFSFKIPLNPAPLTLFGFVLALFLGFRNNASYDRFWEGRKLWGALLNTARSLTRQALTLKNIKESHVSVPEFINLLGAFIFALKHQLRGTDAYEDLKERLSENQLKIVSAAKYKPAVIMRLLAEWVQKAKEEGSIDTIQQARFDENFDKLSDIVGGCERIISTPLPYSYRVLLHRTVYIYCFLLPFGLVDSLRWFTPLIVVFVAYTFVAFEAIADEIEEPFGTEANDLALNSMSVMIEETIHEMSGEEITTFHKEKQTIID; the protein is encoded by the coding sequence ATGATTATAAGGAAGAAGGAACATTGGTTTAAAATGCTTTTTGTATGGCATGGTTCAGTATTACCTGGGCTGTTGCCACGTCTTTTTTTACTTTTTATTTTATCGTTGGGCGTAGTGTATCTGCGTGGGGTTATTTTTTCCTTTAAAATTCCCCTTAATCCGGCCCCATTAACATTATTTGGTTTTGTTCTCGCCTTATTCTTAGGGTTTAGAAATAATGCAAGCTATGACAGATTCTGGGAAGGGCGTAAATTATGGGGTGCTTTATTAAATACTGCCCGTTCACTAACCCGGCAGGCTTTAACCTTGAAAAATATAAAAGAAAGCCATGTTTCTGTCCCTGAATTTATCAATTTATTAGGTGCTTTTATTTTTGCACTAAAACATCAGCTTAGAGGAACAGATGCATATGAAGATTTAAAAGAAAGATTGAGTGAAAATCAGCTAAAAATAGTTTCTGCAGCAAAGTATAAACCTGCTGTCATTATGAGGTTATTGGCAGAATGGGTTCAGAAAGCAAAAGAGGAAGGAAGCATAGATACGATTCAGCAAGCCCGTTTTGATGAAAATTTTGATAAACTTTCCGATATTGTAGGAGGTTGCGAAAGAATTATTTCCACACCTCTTCCTTACAGCTATCGTGTTTTGCTGCACCGTACCGTCTATATTTATTGCTTTCTTTTACCATTTGGGTTGGTTGATTCATTGCGATGGTTTACTCCACTTATTGTTGTGTTTGTAGCCTATACATTTGTAGCGTTTGAAGCGATAGCTGATGAAATTGAAGAACCATTCGGTACAGAAGCTAACGATTTGGCTTTAAACAGTATGAGTGTAATGATTGAAGAGACGATTCATGAAATGTCAGGAGAGGAGATTACAACTTTTCACAAAGAAAAACAGACGATCATAGACTGA
- a CDS encoding DUF488 domain-containing protein, whose product MENSIIYTLGHSTHPLEEFLKMLKSFNIEVLADVRRFAGSKRYPWFSKENLEKVLPEHTIEYIHFEELGGRRKVQPDSVNSRWRNESFRGYADYMQTEEFAKAVEKLESIARTKTTAFMCSEAVWWSCHRSMISDYLKAKGWDVKHIMNIGKAEEHPYTAPARITNGKVFYSDASLFD is encoded by the coding sequence TTGGAAAATTCGATTATTTATACACTTGGGCATTCTACTCATCCTTTGGAAGAATTTTTAAAAATGTTGAAATCATTCAATATTGAAGTTCTTGCTGATGTACGGAGATTTGCAGGTTCAAAAAGATATCCGTGGTTTAGTAAAGAAAACCTAGAGAAGGTATTGCCTGAACATACGATTGAGTATATCCATTTTGAAGAATTAGGAGGAAGGAGAAAAGTTCAGCCTGATTCAGTCAATAGCCGCTGGAGAAATGAATCTTTCCGTGGGTATGCTGATTATATGCAAACTGAAGAGTTTGCCAAAGCTGTTGAAAAGCTTGAAAGCATTGCAAGAACAAAAACAACTGCATTTATGTGCTCAGAAGCGGTATGGTGGAGCTGTCACAGGTCTATGATCTCAGATTATCTCAAAGCGAAAGGCTGGGATGTGAAACATATTATGAATATTGGAAAAGCTGAGGAACATCCTTATACTGCCCCTGCAAGAATTACCAATGGCAAAGTTTTTTATTCAGATGCGAGTTTGTTTGATTGA
- a CDS encoding HesA/MoeB/ThiF family protein has protein sequence MSTSFERYQCQIALPGFGIESQELLKNAKVLIVGMGGLGCPSAQYLVSSGVGTIGIADDDIVSLSNLHRQILYTPDDVGAYKVNIAAKRLQQQNPSVSIIPYRLRITSSNVMELISGFDIIIEGTDNFETKCLLNDACVLVGKPLVYGAIYQHEGQASIWNVLQKDGTYSPNYRDVFPNAEESQVPNCREGGVIPTLAGMVGCMQANEAIKYLIRSEETLAGKLWMMNVMTGRVQIIKLRKTSVQITGLSQTIQLIDFEEFMKDQNNFETIDVRTKEEYQNFNIGGKNIPLDELEGHFSFISSISNPIIIYCQSGKRSMEAARKIKKEFPEKEVFSLQNGLNGILP, from the coding sequence ATGAGTACATCATTTGAACGTTATCAATGTCAGATTGCTTTACCCGGATTTGGCATCGAGTCCCAGGAACTGCTTAAAAATGCTAAAGTTCTTATTGTAGGCATGGGAGGTCTTGGATGTCCTTCTGCTCAATACCTTGTCTCTTCCGGTGTAGGTACTATTGGTATTGCAGATGATGATATTGTTTCTTTAAGCAACCTCCATCGTCAGATTTTATATACACCTGATGATGTAGGAGCCTACAAAGTAAATATTGCAGCCAAAAGATTACAGCAGCAAAATCCTTCTGTTTCCATTATCCCCTATCGATTACGAATTACTTCTTCCAATGTGATGGAACTGATTTCGGGATTTGATATCATCATTGAAGGAACCGATAATTTTGAAACGAAATGCCTGTTGAATGACGCCTGTGTTTTAGTGGGAAAACCTTTGGTATATGGAGCAATTTACCAACATGAGGGCCAGGCAAGCATCTGGAATGTTTTACAAAAAGACGGCACCTATTCTCCCAACTACCGTGATGTTTTTCCTAACGCAGAAGAATCTCAGGTTCCTAATTGCAGAGAAGGCGGTGTCATTCCTACTTTAGCAGGGATGGTAGGTTGTATGCAAGCTAACGAAGCTATAAAATATCTCATCCGATCTGAAGAAACTTTAGCAGGAAAACTATGGATGATGAATGTGATGACAGGGAGAGTACAAATCATTAAGTTAAGGAAAACTTCCGTTCAGATTACAGGCTTGTCTCAGACGATCCAGCTTATAGATTTTGAAGAGTTTATGAAGGATCAGAACAACTTTGAAACGATAGATGTACGTACAAAGGAAGAATATCAGAATTTTAATATTGGTGGAAAAAATATTCCGTTGGATGAACTGGAGGGTCATTTCTCTTTTATTTCTTCAATTTCAAATCCTATCATTATTTACTGTCAATCCGGTAAACGAAGTATGGAAGCTGCGAGAAAAATTAAAAAAGAATTTCCTGAAAAGGAGGTGTTTTCTTTACAAAATGGTCTTAATGGAATACTTCCATAG
- a CDS encoding NTP transferase domain-containing protein: MISDELNTIPRINGLVLAGGKSVRMGKPKDLLQWHGKEQRYFAADLVAPFCDEVFISCRQDQLENFDPDYKALTDTFLNMGPFGGILSALRAQRDRAWLVVACDLPLLDPKSLEFLVQSRNPEKAATTYESPFDGLPEPLITIWEPKSYPLLLNFLGIGNTCPRKVLMNSDTLILKPDNPDALMNVNTPEDAEKAQRILKN, translated from the coding sequence ATGATTTCAGACGAGCTTAATACAATTCCCAGAATCAACGGTCTTGTTCTCGCCGGTGGAAAAAGCGTAAGAATGGGAAAACCTAAAGATCTTCTTCAATGGCATGGAAAAGAACAGCGTTATTTTGCTGCAGATCTTGTGGCTCCATTTTGTGATGAAGTTTTTATTTCCTGCCGACAGGATCAGCTGGAAAACTTTGATCCGGATTATAAAGCTCTTACCGATACTTTCCTGAATATGGGTCCTTTTGGTGGAATACTTTCCGCATTACGGGCTCAAAGAGATAGGGCATGGCTGGTGGTAGCCTGTGATCTCCCGTTATTGGATCCAAAATCTTTGGAGTTCTTAGTACAGTCCCGGAATCCAGAAAAGGCAGCGACCACTTATGAAAGTCCTTTTGACGGATTACCAGAGCCTTTAATTACGATTTGGGAACCTAAAAGTTATCCTTTGCTGCTCAACTTTCTGGGTATCGGAAATACCTGTCCGCGAAAGGTTTTAATGAATAGTGATACACTTATTTTAAAACCGGATAATCCAGATGCTTTAATGAATGTGAATACACCTGAAGATGCTGAAAAAGCACAACGAATTCTAAAAAATTAA
- the moaC gene encoding cyclic pyranopterin monophosphate synthase MoaC: MSEFSHLNKNGEPAIVDVGGKSVTKRKAVAQAIISLPNNVLEALQQDDFKTKKGSVFQIAMIAGIMGAKKTSDLIPLCHPIGLDNCNLHIELNDHNEIVIECTASIEAKTGVEMEALTGASVAALTIYDMCKALSHDIVIKEIKLIEKSGGKNDFRRA, translated from the coding sequence ATGTCAGAATTTAGCCATCTTAATAAAAACGGAGAGCCAGCCATTGTAGATGTTGGCGGAAAAAGTGTAACCAAGAGAAAAGCCGTTGCACAAGCCATTATTTCTTTACCAAACAATGTATTAGAGGCTTTACAACAAGACGATTTCAAAACCAAAAAAGGTTCTGTCTTCCAGATTGCTATGATTGCAGGAATTATGGGTGCTAAAAAGACGAGTGACCTCATTCCTCTTTGCCACCCAATTGGACTTGATAATTGTAATTTACACATAGAACTGAACGACCACAACGAAATTGTCATTGAATGCACTGCAAGTATAGAAGCTAAAACCGGTGTGGAAATGGAAGCATTAACTGGAGCATCTGTTGCAGCATTAACCATTTATGATATGTGCAAGGCACTGAGTCATGATATTGTCATCAAAGAAATTAAATTAATAGAAAAATCAGGTGGAAAAAATGATTTCAGACGAGCTTAA
- a CDS encoding molybdopterin molybdotransferase MoeA: protein MGSRTTKSERFIHSSVDGNNRRITMEMITVQQAEEIILSQTNNFGTEYISYDHALGRILDEDLKADRDLPPFDRPTVDGIAIQYSAYEKGIRSFPIKAIQSAGEPSVAIDSETECVEIMTGAALDRSVDTVIRYEDLSINNGVASIIIDIKKGQNIHLRGRDKKEGEVLVKANQTITPAIIGIVSSIGKITIAAKKLPKIIIISTGDEMISPELTPSPYQLRRSNGITVQSVLKKYHIEADTLHLNDDYEEVKKEISRCIQEYDVLLMSGGVSMGKFDYLPQVCEELGIEKLFHKIKQRPGKPFWFGKNNAQKLVFAFPGNPVSVFMCLHRYFIPWLERSLEICGSSPQFAVLQNDIEVPFSLQYFVQVKLGTNQLGQLTAEAVNTNGSGDFSHLADTNAFMELPLEKNSFKKGEVYRVWKYNN, encoded by the coding sequence ATGGGAAGCAGAACGACAAAGTCTGAACGCTTTATCCATTCATCAGTCGATGGCAACAATAGGAGGATAACTATGGAAATGATTACCGTACAACAGGCAGAAGAGATTATACTTTCCCAAACGAATAACTTTGGAACAGAATATATTTCTTATGACCACGCATTAGGAAGAATTTTGGACGAGGACCTCAAAGCCGATCGGGATTTACCTCCTTTTGACCGTCCTACTGTAGATGGAATTGCCATTCAATATAGTGCTTATGAAAAAGGAATCCGCTCCTTTCCTATTAAAGCTATACAGTCTGCAGGAGAACCTTCTGTAGCTATTGATTCAGAAACCGAATGTGTAGAAATCATGACCGGGGCTGCTTTAGACCGTTCAGTAGATACTGTCATCCGATATGAAGATCTATCCATCAATAACGGGGTCGCAAGTATTATTATTGATATTAAAAAAGGACAGAATATCCATCTGAGAGGCAGGGATAAAAAAGAAGGTGAAGTTCTGGTAAAAGCCAATCAGACAATTACTCCAGCGATCATTGGAATAGTCTCATCTATTGGAAAAATTACTATAGCTGCTAAAAAATTGCCTAAGATCATTATCATTTCTACGGGAGATGAAATGATAAGCCCAGAATTAACCCCATCTCCTTATCAGTTAAGGCGTTCCAATGGAATCACCGTACAATCTGTTTTAAAAAAATACCATATTGAAGCTGATACTCTTCATCTCAACGATGACTATGAAGAGGTCAAAAAAGAAATTTCCCGCTGCATTCAAGAATATGATGTTCTCCTGATGAGTGGCGGAGTATCTATGGGGAAATTTGACTATTTGCCTCAGGTTTGTGAAGAGCTTGGGATAGAAAAGCTATTTCACAAAATAAAACAAAGACCAGGAAAGCCCTTTTGGTTTGGTAAAAATAATGCTCAGAAACTTGTTTTTGCATTTCCGGGAAATCCGGTTTCGGTATTTATGTGCCTGCATCGGTATTTTATCCCATGGTTGGAAAGGTCTCTGGAAATCTGTGGAAGTTCGCCTCAGTTTGCGGTTTTACAAAATGATATCGAAGTTCCCTTTTCCTTGCAATATTTTGTTCAGGTGAAACTTGGGACAAATCAATTGGGACAACTGACTGCTGAAGCAGTTAATACCAATGGTTCAGGGGATTTTTCTCATCTTGCAGATACCAATGCTTTTATGGAGCTTCCTTTGGAAAAGAATAGCTTTAAAAAGGGGGAAGTATACCGGGTATGGAAGTATAATAATTAA
- the moaA gene encoding GTP 3',8-cyclase MoaA yields the protein MLTDKFGRHINYLRLAVVDRCNLRCTYCMPENGLAWIKQNDLMTDEEMLRICSVFTHLGVDKIRITGGEPFVRKNCISLIEKISQLHGITDISLTTNGLLTEQYIPQLKAFGIKSVNLSLDTLDADRFFKITRRKSFDKVMKTLDGLLKHHIKVKINTVVMDNQNTEDIIPLVELTKELPVDVRFIEEMPFNGNDNADIVPKWNYPQIYTYISNHFPEIEKIEDPKSSTSYNYKIPGFIGNIGIIAAYTRSFCGDCNRIRITPSGILRTCLYEGGGINLKDIIRSGATNSELKNIIINSIHHKPKDGWEAERQSLNALSIHQSMATIGG from the coding sequence ATGTTAACAGACAAATTCGGAAGACATATCAATTATCTAAGGCTGGCCGTTGTAGACAGATGCAACCTCCGATGTACGTATTGTATGCCGGAAAACGGGCTTGCATGGATCAAGCAAAATGACCTGATGACTGATGAAGAAATGCTTAGAATATGTTCCGTCTTTACCCATCTTGGTGTAGACAAAATCAGAATAACCGGAGGTGAACCTTTTGTCAGAAAAAACTGCATCAGTCTTATTGAAAAAATATCGCAGCTTCATGGAATTACGGATATAAGTTTAACGACAAACGGGCTTCTTACCGAGCAATATATTCCGCAGCTAAAAGCATTCGGAATAAAATCGGTTAACCTTAGCCTTGATACATTGGATGCAGACCGTTTCTTCAAAATAACCCGCCGCAAAAGCTTTGATAAAGTGATGAAAACATTGGATGGTTTATTGAAACATCACATCAAAGTAAAGATTAACACAGTAGTGATGGACAATCAAAACACTGAGGATATTATTCCTTTGGTTGAACTTACAAAAGAGCTTCCGGTGGATGTCCGTTTTATTGAAGAAATGCCATTCAATGGAAATGATAATGCGGATATAGTTCCAAAATGGAATTATCCACAAATTTATACTTACATCAGCAATCATTTTCCTGAGATAGAAAAAATAGAAGATCCTAAAAGTTCCACATCTTACAATTACAAAATACCTGGTTTTATAGGAAATATCGGCATTATTGCCGCTTATACACGTTCTTTCTGTGGAGATTGTAACAGAATACGGATAACTCCTTCCGGTATATTGAGAACCTGTCTGTACGAAGGGGGTGGAATTAATTTAAAAGATATCATTCGTTCAGGAGCAACCAATAGCGAATTGAAAAATATAATTATCAACAGCATACATCATAAACCCAAAGACGGATGGGAAGCAGAACGACAAAGTCTGAACGCTTTATCCATTCATCAGTCGATGGCAACAATAGGAGGATAA
- a CDS encoding helix-turn-helix domain-containing protein, giving the protein MIIDKELINKNSVEEVFNKGIDVVFQDEISGDSLNFFPENCFTIILLDQCEGGKCTTGLNQYGLKAQQLFIHLPKREYKWELAPHTIGRRLIINDAILKTFSPTLKFTFSSYSKYEMIAPDDETYHRFSLEFNAIRKEIAADVVFPELINARVRLLALIINLWVEHAFGNKALSTPDNLAFRFHMLVDKYYKAQKNVSFYADELCITPNYLGVICRKQYNISPLEFIKERIILEAKNLLHSSDKSIKEIAFELGFQNFSHFSYLFRVKTGSTPKNYRKRLEETKLDSE; this is encoded by the coding sequence ATGATAATAGATAAAGAGTTGATTAATAAAAATTCAGTAGAAGAAGTGTTTAATAAAGGAATTGACGTTGTTTTTCAGGATGAGATCAGTGGTGATTCACTCAACTTTTTTCCTGAAAACTGTTTTACCATTATCTTATTGGATCAATGTGAGGGTGGAAAATGTACAACCGGTCTGAATCAATATGGTTTAAAAGCTCAGCAATTATTCATCCATCTTCCTAAAAGAGAATACAAATGGGAGCTGGCTCCTCATACTATCGGAAGACGACTGATTATTAATGATGCTATTTTGAAGACATTTTCTCCGACCCTTAAATTCACTTTTTCTTCTTATAGTAAATATGAAATGATAGCGCCTGATGATGAAACCTATCACAGATTCAGTCTCGAATTTAATGCCATCAGGAAAGAAATTGCAGCTGATGTTGTATTTCCGGAACTTATTAATGCACGGGTGCGTCTTTTGGCACTTATTATCAACTTATGGGTAGAGCATGCTTTTGGGAATAAAGCATTAAGCACGCCGGATAATCTTGCCTTTCGTTTTCACATGCTGGTGGACAAATACTATAAAGCGCAGAAAAATGTGTCTTTTTATGCCGACGAACTCTGCATAACCCCTAATTATCTGGGAGTTATTTGCAGAAAACAGTATAATATTTCCCCTCTTGAGTTTATTAAAGAAAGAATTATTCTTGAAGCCAAAAATTTACTTCACAGCTCAGATAAATCAATCAAAGAAATAGCGTTTGAACTTGGATTTCAAAACTTTTCTCATTTTTCGTATTTATTCAGAGTGAAAACCGGATCCACTCCGAAAAATTACAGGAAGAGATTGGAGGAAACCAAACTGGATTCAGAATAA
- a CDS encoding PhzF family isomerase, whose translation MMKEVVVYQIDSFTKEKFKGNPAGVVLGAENLTPEEMQLIARELNNSETAFVLKPDQNDYFDYHVRYFTPTTEVPICGHATIGALYAKAIEDKLDSCTIKINTQVGILPIDILKENNDYLITMTQGSFSLEPAFDPSITQKIIEALGLKMDDLNKDCPIQIASTGHSKVMIGINNRTLLNNLTPDFTALAHLSKEISCNGYFVFTFDSDDKDILTYGRMFAPAIGIQEDPVTGNANGPLGGYLIQNKIVKVSDETFEFTGRQGETINRIGQMKVEVTIQNHIPELIRITGNAVTAFRTVIQV comes from the coding sequence ATGATGAAGGAAGTAGTCGTGTATCAAATTGATTCTTTTACAAAGGAGAAATTCAAAGGAAACCCTGCAGGGGTTGTATTAGGTGCTGAAAACCTAACCCCTGAGGAAATGCAGCTTATTGCAAGGGAGCTCAATAATTCTGAAACAGCATTTGTACTCAAACCTGATCAGAATGACTATTTTGATTATCATGTACGTTACTTCACCCCCACCACTGAGGTTCCTATCTGTGGACATGCTACCATTGGTGCTCTGTATGCAAAAGCGATAGAAGATAAATTAGATTCCTGTACCATCAAAATCAACACTCAGGTTGGTATTTTACCTATTGATATTTTAAAAGAAAATAATGACTATCTGATTACGATGACTCAGGGAAGTTTTAGTCTGGAACCAGCTTTTGATCCTTCAATCACTCAGAAAATTATTGAAGCCTTAGGATTAAAAATGGATGATCTTAACAAAGATTGTCCAATACAGATTGCTTCAACGGGTCACTCTAAAGTCATGATTGGTATTAACAACAGAACTCTGCTCAATAATCTTACTCCTGATTTTACTGCTTTAGCCCATCTTAGTAAAGAAATCAGCTGTAATGGCTACTTTGTATTTACTTTTGATTCTGATGATAAGGATATTTTAACGTATGGAAGAATGTTTGCTCCTGCTATCGGTATCCAGGAAGATCCTGTTACCGGGAATGCGAATGGACCTTTGGGAGGATATCTTATTCAGAATAAAATTGTAAAAGTTTCTGATGAAACATTTGAATTTACTGGAAGACAAGGAGAAACTATCAACAGAATCGGACAGATGAAAGTTGAGGTCACCATACAAAATCATATTCCTGAATTGATCAGAATTACAGGGAATGCTGTAACTGCATTCCGTACAGTGATACAGGTCTGA
- a CDS encoding DoxX family protein codes for MKKDIDLGLLISRIAIGFPMSVYGVNKLIHGVGFIEDMMMMHGLPSFFAYGVFAGEIIAPIMLIVGFRARLAGLIFAANCFTATVLAQTANIFKLNDFGGWALELLVIYMLVGISFFFTGAGKYSVSTVNKWD; via the coding sequence ATGAAAAAAGACATTGATTTAGGACTATTAATCAGCAGAATCGCTATTGGGTTTCCCATGTCAGTTTATGGAGTTAACAAGTTGATCCACGGGGTTGGATTTATTGAAGATATGATGATGATGCATGGCTTACCTTCATTCTTCGCCTACGGAGTATTTGCGGGTGAAATTATTGCTCCAATTATGCTGATTGTAGGTTTCAGGGCCCGTCTGGCAGGTTTAATCTTTGCTGCCAACTGTTTTACAGCCACTGTTCTTGCTCAAACGGCTAATATTTTTAAACTTAACGATTTTGGTGGATGGGCGCTTGAATTATTAGTGATCTATATGTTGGTGGGTATAAGTTTTTTCTTTACCGGAGCCGGAAAATATTCAGTTTCTACAGTCAATAAATGGGACTAA
- a CDS encoding Crp/Fnr family transcriptional regulator, which translates to MDTDIIISQLTEHFQEMVPLKEIEIDLVAQKLEFIRLKKKEYLLREGQVSRHMRFIAQGSLYAYHIDEKGKENITQLGIENWWINDLYSYLSELPSRMFIQANEEATIVQISKTNLELLYKEIPAISEFWRLKMQSAYVTLQERTFEHSRVDAYTKYKNFVTGYRNIEQRFPQYMIASYLGITVEYLSYLRKKHLSDVS; encoded by the coding sequence ATGGATACAGATATTATTATTTCGCAGCTAACAGAACATTTTCAGGAAATGGTTCCTTTAAAAGAGATAGAAATTGATCTTGTGGCTCAAAAACTGGAATTTATTAGGCTTAAAAAAAAAGAATATCTGCTTCGGGAAGGACAGGTTTCAAGACATATGCGTTTCATTGCCCAAGGAAGCCTTTATGCTTATCATATTGATGAAAAAGGCAAGGAAAACATAACTCAGCTTGGTATTGAAAACTGGTGGATCAATGATTTATACAGCTATCTGAGTGAACTTCCTTCCAGAATGTTTATCCAGGCTAATGAAGAGGCAACGATCGTTCAGATCAGTAAAACCAACCTTGAACTATTATACAAAGAAATCCCTGCTATCTCGGAATTCTGGCGCCTGAAAATGCAGTCAGCTTATGTCACTCTACAGGAAAGAACTTTTGAACACTCAAGAGTAGACGCCTACACCAAATACAAAAATTTTGTAACAGGTTATCGTAATATCGAACAGCGTTTTCCTCAGTATATGATTGCTTCTTACCTGGGAATCACCGTAGAATATCTGAGCTATTTAAGAAAAAAACACTTGTCTGACGTTTCTTAA
- a CDS encoding helix-turn-helix domain-containing protein gives MALINDIGKIIFFLFLLLSFFLITAKSERKLPHYLFAAFLLVSVIDLSGFFLPASHNRIIQGLKVSSILLQMPLYYLYVNSACYYNFKLQKKHLLHGLPFLFFFCLFSIFGISKQSDQGFDIISTLQYYCYIIAVLWTLRTFRKVYRENYSNNHHLTYKWLFQTTVIFVIGNFFVLLRSFVKDNNVIFIGLYAFSSLFVLFVICWFVLNALYRPNLFTGIDKDLIPVQPVNEIRNEPEKLKALLDFMKREKPYLDDKLTLQKLAEQMSMPEKQLSLLINQYTGKHFFDFINEFRINDAKVLLKDQPHLTVLEVLYEVGFNSKSSFYTAFKKETRQTPTEYRKSVSLSVSEFKSD, from the coding sequence ATGGCATTAATAAACGATATAGGTAAAATTATATTTTTCCTGTTCCTGTTGCTGAGTTTTTTCCTGATTACAGCGAAATCAGAAAGAAAACTACCTCATTATCTATTCGCTGCATTTCTTTTGGTTTCTGTGATAGACCTGTCTGGTTTTTTTCTGCCGGCTTCTCATAACAGAATTATTCAGGGATTGAAAGTGTCCAGTATTCTATTGCAGATGCCATTGTATTACTTGTATGTAAATTCCGCATGTTACTATAATTTTAAGCTTCAAAAAAAACATTTGTTGCACGGATTACCATTTTTATTCTTTTTTTGCTTATTCAGTATTTTCGGGATCTCAAAGCAAAGTGATCAAGGGTTTGATATTATTTCCACTCTTCAGTATTATTGCTATATCATTGCTGTATTATGGACATTGAGAACTTTCAGGAAAGTGTACCGGGAAAATTATTCAAACAATCATCACCTTACTTATAAATGGCTGTTTCAGACCACTGTAATTTTTGTGATCGGTAATTTTTTTGTGCTGTTGAGAAGTTTTGTAAAAGATAACAATGTGATTTTTATAGGCTTGTATGCCTTTTCCTCTCTTTTTGTACTATTTGTAATCTGTTGGTTTGTGTTGAATGCCTTATATCGTCCTAACTTGTTTACTGGAATTGATAAGGATCTGATTCCTGTACAACCGGTAAACGAAATCAGAAACGAACCAGAGAAACTGAAAGCTCTTCTTGATTTTATGAAAAGAGAAAAACCATATCTGGATGATAAGCTTACCTTACAAAAACTGGCAGAGCAGATGAGTATGCCGGAAAAGCAACTTTCTTTACTGATTAATCAATATACAGGTAAACACTTTTTTGATTTTATCAATGAGTTCAGAATTAATGATGCAAAAGTACTTTTAAAAGATCAACCTCATTTGACTGTCTTGGAAGTTTTGTATGAAGTAGGATTTAATTCCAAATCATCATTTTATACAGCGTTTAAAAAAGAAACCCGGCAAACACCTACAGAGTACAGAAAATCAGTAAGTTTATCGGTGTCCGAATTTAAATCGGACTGA